The following coding sequences lie in one Monomorium pharaonis isolate MP-MQ-018 chromosome 1, ASM1337386v2, whole genome shotgun sequence genomic window:
- the LOC105837854 gene encoding uncharacterized protein C14orf119 yields the protein MGQPLHFKVRNAAVRDWDSRASDWDSSPGSKQKNMSTMLSNEAQLRYMIEWFREWSDMQRNDFLGVLLENCGPAGFVNGLVTDMEKLDCEGSDRPPSLFQCRVKLFREWSSNWSQCEKDSLLAAIKNTDSKFAEMYEERLSSLMEDKQ from the exons ATGGGGCAACCATTGCACTTTAAGGTTAGGAATGCTGCGGTGCGAGATTGGGACAGCAGGGCTTCCGATTGGGATAGCagcccaggtagcaag caaaaGAACATGTCTACTATGTTATCAAACGAGGCTCAACTACGCTATATGATAGAATGGTTTCGAGAATGGTCTGATATGCAGCGAAACGATTTTTTGGGCGTACTGCTGGAGAACTGTGGTCCCGCGGGGTTCGTGAATGGACTGGTAACCGACATGGAGAAATTGGATTGCGAGGGATCTGACAGACCTCCGAGCTTATTTCAGTGTCGCGTCAAGCTCTTCCGGGAGTGGAGCAGCAATTGGTCGCAGTGCGAGAAAGATTCTTTGTTAGCAGCTATCAAAAATACAGATAGCAAGTTTGCTGAAATGTACGAGGAAAGATTATCGTCACTGATGGAAGACAAACAGTAA